The following coding sequences are from one Capsicum annuum cultivar UCD-10X-F1 chromosome 3, UCD10Xv1.1, whole genome shotgun sequence window:
- the LOC124896652 gene encoding uncharacterized protein LOC124896652, with protein MDSENNFSQISPPVFDGENYHIWKVRMEIYLEALDLWEAMEEDYDVLPLSDNPTMKESETVKKYSDRLLGIVNKAQEQRRLIRQDGMVEVALAANHKTQSKGNNSRKNYPSCQDFGKIGHPPFKCWKRPDAQCKICNQLGHEAVICKNKSQKYEADAQVTKEEEEDHLFKIRIGNGDYISAEGQGNIAIKTISGIKIISNVHYVPDIDKSLLSIGELMEEGFKLLFGDNYCRIFDSTDLEILQIDMRGKSFLFNPIEDAHKSCKNKAELADLFNRSNSAQAETISDPRRKEVELVVREEVVIDSDGDDDDSDQSIDYRSDVHEDLMIVEKNVRKFKRRNRRNKKKEKPKDFLGEVGLNDGYDDIDKGNKNYKDKLTEDKP; from the exons ATGgattctgaaaacaacttttctCAAATATCTCCTCCTGTCTTTGATGGTGAGAATTACCACATTTGGAAAGTAAGAATGGAGATTTATCTTGAGGCTTTAGATCTTTGGGAAGCCATGGAGGAGGATTATGATGTTCTTCCGCTATCCGATAATCCCACG atgaaggaatctgAGACTGTCAAAAAGTACTCAGACCGTCTTCTTGGCATTGTTAACAAG GCGCAAGAGCAAAGGAGACTTATAAGGCAGGATGGTATGGTGGAAGTAGCTTTGGCAGCCAACCACAAGACTCAAAGCAAGggtaataattcaagaaaaaattacccATCTTGCCAGGACTTTGGCAAAATAGGTCATCCTCCATTTAAATGTTGGAAGAGACCAGATGCACAATGTAAGATTTGTAATCAACTTGGCCATGAAGCCGTGATTTGTaaaaataaatctcaaaaatatgaagCAGATGCTCAAGTcactaaagaagaagaagaagatcacttATTT aaaatcagaatTGGGAATGGTGACTATATTTCTGCGGAAGGACAAGGGAATATTGCAATTAAAACAATTTCaggtataaaaataatttcaaatgtccATTACGTGCCCGATATTGATAAAAGTTTGTTAAGTATTGGTGAACTAATGGAAGAAGGATTTAAACTATTGTTTGGAGATAACTACTGTCGAATCTTTGATTCCACTGATCTTGAGATTTTACAAATTGATATGAGAGgcaaaagtttcttatttaatccAATAGAAGATGCACATAAGTCATGCAAGAACAAAGCTGAATTGGCAGATTTATTCAACAGGTCAAATTCAGCCCAAGCGGAGACAATTTCTGATCCAAGAAGAA AAGAAGTTGAACTTGTTGTTCGAGAAGAAGTGGTTATAGAcagtgatggtgatgatgatgattctgacCAATCTATTGACTATAGAAGTGATGTGCATGAGGATTTGATGATTGTGGAGAAAAATGTGAGAAAGTTTAAGAGAAGAAATAGAAGgaataagaagaaagagaaacCAAAGGATTTTTTGGGTGAAGTTGGACTGAATGATGGATATGATGATATCGATAAgggaaataaaaattataaggaTAAACTAACAGAAGATAAGCCATAA